In Methylothermaceae bacteria B42, a single genomic region encodes these proteins:
- a CDS encoding ferredoxin — protein MSDWIDVCKTDELPPGSHKVIDLDGTDVAVFNLDGGYYAIEDVCTHDGAEIASGELEGDEIICPRHGARFCIKTGEVLSPPAYENLHVFPVRVAAGFIQVRDDRWDD, from the coding sequence ATGTCCGACTGGATAGATGTCTGCAAAACCGACGAACTGCCTCCCGGCAGTCATAAGGTCATTGACCTGGATGGCACAGACGTGGCGGTATTCAATCTCGACGGCGGCTATTACGCCATCGAAGATGTCTGCACCCACGACGGCGCAGAAATCGCCAGCGGTGAACTGGAAGGAGACGAAATCATCTGCCCCCGCCACGGCGCCCGCTTTTGCATCAAAACCGGCGAGGTTTTATCCCCTCCGGCTTACGAAAACTTACACGTATTTCCTGTGCGGGTCGCGGCGGGGTTCATCCAAGTGCGAGACGACCGCTGGGATGACTGA
- the gcvT gene encoding glycine cleavage system protein T (catalyzes the transfer of a methylene carbon from the methylamine-loaded GcvH protein to tetrahydrofolate, causing the release of ammonia and the generation of reduced GcvH protein) — MRKTPLYTLHHRLGARMIEFAGWQMPLRYTSEIEEHRAVREDAGVFDVSHMTRIDIRGNGTAEFLRYLLANDIAKLKHPGRALYSCMLNDQGGIIDDVVVFYRDASCFRLVTNAATREKDWVWINRQAKDFDVSIYFRDELAMIAVQGPNARKKADLHLPGALKEKLKSIKPFAFAEADNWLVSRTGYTGEDGYELMLPNEEAPKLWEALLDSGVQPCGLVARDTLRMEAGFNLYGQEMDEDISPLECGLAQTVALNPPQRQFIGRHAIEKELAEAVKWQRAGLILLEPGVLRRGQKVKLKAGEGSITSGGFSPTLQRSIALARLPNSEEQQCLVEIRGRWKLAQIVQPPFVRHGKIMIEIATDKGEHHE; from the coding sequence ATGCGAAAAACGCCATTATATACTCTGCATCATCGGCTAGGCGCGAGGATGATTGAATTTGCCGGATGGCAAATGCCGTTGCGTTATACCTCCGAGATTGAAGAGCACCGCGCGGTTCGCGAGGATGCTGGGGTGTTCGATGTGTCTCATATGACCCGGATAGATATTCGCGGTAATGGCACGGCTGAATTCTTGCGCTATTTGTTGGCTAATGACATTGCAAAGTTAAAACATCCAGGCCGCGCACTCTATAGCTGTATGCTCAACGATCAGGGCGGGATTATCGATGATGTGGTGGTGTTTTATCGGGATGCGTCTTGCTTTAGGCTGGTCACCAATGCCGCTACCCGGGAAAAAGACTGGGTTTGGATTAACCGGCAGGCCAAGGATTTTGATGTGAGCATTTACTTCCGGGATGAGCTGGCCATGATTGCCGTGCAAGGTCCCAATGCGCGGAAAAAGGCGGATTTACACTTGCCTGGTGCATTGAAGGAAAAGCTTAAATCCATAAAACCTTTTGCTTTTGCCGAAGCGGACAACTGGTTGGTGTCGAGAACCGGTTATACCGGAGAAGATGGCTATGAATTGATGCTTCCCAACGAAGAAGCGCCTAAATTATGGGAAGCCTTGTTGGACAGCGGTGTCCAGCCTTGCGGCTTGGTAGCCCGTGATACACTAAGGATGGAAGCAGGGTTTAACCTCTATGGACAGGAAATGGACGAAGATATTTCGCCCTTAGAATGCGGTTTGGCGCAAACTGTTGCGCTAAACCCGCCACAGCGCCAGTTTATTGGTCGGCATGCCATAGAAAAGGAACTCGCCGAGGCGGTGAAATGGCAGCGGGCGGGTTTGATTTTACTGGAGCCAGGCGTGCTGCGCCGGGGGCAAAAAGTGAAATTGAAAGCGGGCGAAGGCAGTATTACCAGCGGCGGGTTTTCGCCGACATTACAGCGTTCCATCGCCTTGGCTCGGTTGCCAAACAGTGAGGAACAACAATGCCTAGTGGAGATCCGCGGCCGGTGGAAACTGGCGCAAATCGTACAACCACCGTTCGTTCGCCACGGCAAAATCATGATTGAAATTGCGACAGACAAGGGGGAACACCATGAGTGA
- a CDS encoding Rrf2 family transcriptional regulator yields the protein MLRLSKLTDYAIVIACYCARQPEAMHTAAEISGTVGIALPTVKKILKTMTQQHLFESIRGAHGGYRIAADPKDITVAQIIAALEGPIGLTECTQADNQCQQADGCDIRGNWALINQAIKQALESITLADMVKPAVRELPIAFSQLKHAAR from the coding sequence ATGCTACGTCTGAGCAAACTGACCGATTACGCCATTGTGATTGCCTGCTATTGCGCCAGGCAACCAGAGGCCATGCATACCGCTGCGGAAATTTCCGGCACAGTAGGTATTGCTTTGCCCACGGTAAAAAAGATTCTCAAGACCATGACCCAACAGCATTTATTTGAATCGATTCGCGGCGCCCACGGCGGATACCGGATTGCCGCCGATCCTAAAGATATTACCGTGGCGCAAATCATCGCCGCTCTGGAGGGTCCTATTGGTTTGACCGAATGCACCCAGGCGGACAATCAATGCCAACAAGCGGATGGTTGTGATATCCGGGGCAACTGGGCGTTGATCAATCAGGCGATCAAACAAGCGTTGGAATCGATTACCCTGGCAGACATGGTCAAGCCAGCGGTGCGGGAACTGCCCATTGCTTTCTCTCAACTCAAGCACGCAGCCCGCTGA
- a CDS encoding iron-sulfur cluster assembly scaffold protein translates to MLDDLRDLYQEVVFDHNRNPRNFRVIEDADRTIEGFNPLCGDRITLYLKLDGDKIVDVAFQGQGCAISTASASLMTEIVKGKTVQEAEKLFEAFHKIVTGEDGDLKLEALGKLAVLAGVKQYPSRIKCATLPWHSLEAALKGEESAVSTE, encoded by the coding sequence ATGCTGGACGATTTACGCGATCTTTACCAAGAAGTGGTCTTCGACCACAACCGCAATCCCCGTAATTTCCGGGTAATTGAGGATGCCGACCGCACCATCGAGGGATTCAATCCCCTTTGCGGCGACCGCATTACCCTGTATTTGAAATTGGACGGCGACAAGATTGTCGATGTGGCGTTTCAAGGCCAGGGCTGCGCTATTTCCACCGCGTCCGCGTCGCTGATGACTGAGATTGTCAAGGGCAAAACCGTCCAGGAAGCGGAAAAACTGTTCGAGGCATTTCACAAGATTGTCACCGGCGAAGACGGCGATCTGAAACTGGAAGCACTGGGGAAATTGGCTGTACTTGCGGGTGTCAAGCAATACCCATCGCGAATCAAGTGCGCCACCTTGCCCTGGCATTCCCTGGAAGCCGCCCTCAAGGGAGAAGAAAGTGCTGTTAGTACGGAGTAA
- a CDS encoding Fe-S cluster assembly protein SufB — MAASSENLEKLIGREYEEGFVTDVEEDRLPPGLSEDIVRALSAKKNEPQWMLEWRLEAYRHWLKMKEPHHWPHIKFEPIDYQAISYYAAPKSPKDGPKSLDEVDPKLLETFEKLGIPLHERERLAGVAVDAVFDSVSVATTFKETLEKAGVIFCPISEAIREHPELVRKYLGSVVPPGDNFFAALNSAVFSDGSFVYIPKGVRCPMELSTYFRINAANTGQFERTLIIAEEKSYVSYLEGCTAPMRDENQLHAAVVELIALEDAQIKYSTVQNWYPGDEEGRGGIYNFVTKRGECRGDRAKISWTQVETGSAITWKYPSCILRGDDSVGEFYSVAVTNHHQQADTGTKMIHIGKNTKSTIISKGISAGVAQNTYRGLVKVLKSASGARNYTQCDSLLIGDRCGAHTFPYIEVKQPSAQVEHEATTSKISEDQLFYCQQRGISAEDAVSMIVNGFCKEVFKELPMEFAVEAQALLGVSLEGSVG; from the coding sequence ATGGCAGCAAGTAGCGAAAACCTGGAAAAACTGATCGGCCGGGAATACGAAGAGGGCTTCGTGACCGACGTGGAGGAAGACCGCTTGCCTCCGGGCCTGAGCGAAGACATCGTCCGCGCCCTGTCGGCCAAGAAAAACGAGCCCCAGTGGATGCTGGAATGGCGTCTTGAAGCCTACCGCCACTGGTTGAAAATGAAAGAACCCCACCACTGGCCCCACATCAAATTCGAACCTATCGACTACCAGGCCATCAGCTATTACGCCGCCCCCAAATCCCCCAAGGATGGCCCCAAGAGCCTGGACGAAGTCGATCCCAAGCTGCTGGAAACTTTCGAAAAACTGGGCATTCCCCTGCACGAGCGGGAAAGGTTGGCAGGCGTGGCCGTGGATGCGGTGTTTGACAGCGTTTCGGTGGCAACCACCTTCAAGGAAACCCTGGAAAAAGCCGGGGTCATTTTTTGCCCCATTTCCGAGGCAATCCGCGAGCACCCGGAGTTGGTACGCAAGTATCTCGGCTCGGTCGTGCCGCCGGGCGACAATTTCTTCGCCGCTCTCAACTCGGCGGTGTTTTCCGACGGCTCATTCGTTTACATTCCCAAGGGGGTGCGCTGCCCCATGGAACTGTCCACCTATTTCCGTATCAACGCCGCCAATACCGGCCAATTCGAGCGCACCTTGATTATCGCCGAGGAAAAATCCTATGTCTCTTATCTGGAAGGCTGCACCGCCCCCATGCGCGACGAAAATCAACTCCATGCCGCGGTGGTCGAGCTGATCGCCCTGGAAGACGCGCAAATCAAATATTCCACCGTTCAGAACTGGTATCCCGGCGACGAAGAAGGCCGTGGCGGCATCTACAACTTCGTCACCAAACGGGGAGAATGCCGGGGCGACCGGGCGAAAATCTCCTGGACCCAGGTGGAAACCGGTTCTGCCATCACCTGGAAGTATCCCAGCTGTATTTTGCGCGGCGATGATTCGGTGGGTGAGTTTTATTCGGTGGCGGTTACCAACCATCATCAGCAAGCCGATACCGGCACCAAAATGATCCATATCGGTAAAAACACCAAGAGCACCATTATTTCCAAGGGTATCTCCGCCGGAGTGGCGCAAAACACTTACCGGGGGCTGGTCAAGGTGCTGAAAAGCGCCAGCGGCGCACGCAACTATACCCAGTGTGATTCGCTATTGATTGGCGACCGCTGCGGCGCCCACACCTTCCCTTATATCGAAGTGAAACAGCCCAGTGCCCAGGTGGAACACGAGGCCACCACTTCGAAAATCAGCGAGGATCAATTGTTTTACTGCCAGCAACGGGGCATCTCCGCCGAAGATGCGGTCTCCATGATTGTCAACGGCTTCTGCAAGGAAGTGTTCAAGGAACTGCCCATGGAATTTGCGGTGGAAGCCCAGGCGCTGCTGGGCGTCAGTTTGGAAGGGAGTGTGGGTTGA
- a CDS encoding cysteine sulfinate desulfinase, with amino-acid sequence MTQSALTEIQTPYPLEAIRADFPALHQQVRGKPLVYLDNAASAQKPKQVIDTLADFYRHDFANVHRGVHTLSERATAKYEAARDTVQRFINAACREEIVFVRGTTEAINLVAQSYGRTYLQPGDEILITAMEHHSNIVPWQMVCQQTGAKLKVAPINDKGELLVEAFQRLLNSRVRLVAVTHMSNALGTINPVEDIIQMAHAQGIPVLLDGAQAVPHLKVDVQALDCDFYAFSGHKLYGPTGIGVLYGKRELLEDMPPWQGGGEMIRKVTFEATEYNSLPYKFEAGTPAIAEAVGLGAAIDYVESIGWEAIALHEHELLEYATARALEISGLKLVGTATHKGAILSFVLKQVHPHDIGTFLDHYGVAVRAGHHCAMPVMDFFRVAATARASFAIYNSKEEIDILMEAIQHIIEAFG; translated from the coding sequence ATGACCCAATCCGCACTGACCGAGATTCAAACACCCTATCCCCTGGAAGCCATCCGCGCCGACTTCCCGGCCCTGCATCAGCAAGTACGAGGCAAGCCGCTAGTCTATCTGGACAACGCCGCCAGCGCTCAAAAGCCCAAGCAGGTCATCGACACTCTGGCGGATTTTTACCGCCACGATTTTGCTAACGTCCACCGCGGCGTGCACACCCTGAGCGAACGCGCCACGGCGAAATACGAAGCCGCCCGCGACACGGTGCAACGTTTCATCAACGCCGCCTGCCGGGAGGAAATTGTCTTTGTCCGCGGCACCACCGAGGCCATCAATCTGGTGGCGCAAAGCTATGGCCGGACTTATCTCCAACCCGGCGATGAAATCCTCATCACCGCCATGGAGCATCATTCCAACATCGTGCCCTGGCAGATGGTCTGCCAGCAGACCGGCGCCAAGTTAAAAGTCGCCCCTATCAATGATAAGGGTGAGTTGCTTGTGGAAGCATTCCAACGGCTGCTCAACTCCCGTGTTCGCCTGGTGGCCGTCACCCACATGTCCAATGCCCTGGGCACCATCAATCCGGTGGAAGACATCATACAAATGGCCCACGCACAGGGGATTCCGGTGCTCCTCGACGGCGCCCAGGCCGTTCCCCATTTGAAAGTGGACGTGCAAGCCCTGGACTGCGATTTCTACGCTTTCTCCGGCCACAAATTGTATGGTCCCACCGGTATCGGCGTACTCTACGGCAAGCGGGAACTGCTGGAGGACATGCCTCCCTGGCAAGGGGGTGGCGAGATGATCCGCAAAGTCACCTTCGAGGCCACGGAATACAATTCTCTACCCTACAAATTCGAAGCCGGCACTCCGGCCATTGCCGAAGCGGTGGGATTGGGGGCGGCCATCGATTATGTGGAAAGCATCGGCTGGGAGGCTATCGCCCTCCACGAGCATGAACTCTTGGAATACGCCACCGCCAGAGCCCTGGAAATCAGCGGGCTCAAGCTGGTCGGGACCGCTACCCACAAAGGCGCCATATTGTCCTTCGTACTGAAGCAGGTGCACCCCCACGACATTGGAACGTTTTTGGATCACTACGGCGTCGCGGTCAGAGCCGGCCACCACTGCGCCATGCCGGTGATGGACTTCTTTCGGGTAGCCGCCACCGCGAGAGCTTCGTTCGCCATCTACAACAGCAAAGAGGAAATTGACATTTTGATGGAAGCCATTCAACACATTATCGAGGCATTCGGCTGA
- the sufC gene encoding Fe-S cluster assembly ATPase SufC (part of SUF system involved in inserting iron-sulfur clusters into proteins; in Escherichia coli this protein forms a complex with SufBD; the SufBCD complex stimulates the cysteine desulfurase SufS in conjunction with SufE), whose protein sequence is MTKPLLKIENLHASVEGKPILKGIHLDLDYGQIHAIMGPNGSGKSTLANVLAGRNGYEVTEGRVWYKGKDLLAMAPEERAREGVFLAFQYPVEIPGVSNIYFLKAALNAIRKHRGEPEVDAMDFIQLVKEKIQLMAMEEQFLYRAINEGFSGGEKKRNEILQMLLLEPTLCVLDEIDSGLDIDALKIVAKGINTLRSAERGFLMVTHYQRLLDYVTPDVVHVFADGRIVKSGGPELAKELEAKGYCWIEQAPEAHAP, encoded by the coding sequence ATGACCAAACCATTACTTAAAATCGAAAACCTCCACGCTTCCGTGGAAGGCAAGCCCATCCTCAAGGGCATCCACCTGGACCTGGATTATGGTCAGATCCACGCCATCATGGGGCCTAATGGTTCGGGCAAGAGCACCCTGGCCAATGTTCTGGCCGGCCGCAACGGGTATGAAGTCACCGAAGGCCGGGTCTGGTACAAGGGAAAAGACTTGCTGGCCATGGCGCCGGAAGAACGGGCCCGGGAAGGGGTTTTTCTGGCGTTTCAATATCCGGTGGAAATTCCAGGCGTCAGCAATATTTACTTTCTTAAAGCAGCGCTCAACGCTATTCGCAAACACCGTGGCGAACCGGAAGTGGACGCCATGGATTTTATCCAATTGGTCAAGGAAAAAATCCAGTTGATGGCAATGGAAGAGCAGTTCCTCTACCGTGCCATCAACGAAGGTTTTTCCGGCGGCGAGAAAAAGCGCAATGAAATTCTGCAAATGCTGCTGCTGGAACCGACTTTGTGCGTGCTGGACGAGATCGATTCCGGCCTCGATATCGATGCCCTGAAGATTGTCGCCAAGGGCATCAATACCTTGCGCTCTGCCGAGCGGGGTTTTCTGATGGTGACCCATTATCAACGGCTGTTGGATTATGTAACACCGGATGTGGTCCACGTGTTTGCCGACGGGCGGATTGTCAAGTCTGGCGGGCCTGAACTGGCCAAGGAACTGGAAGCCAAGGGCTACTGCTGGATCGAACAAGCGCCGGAGGCACACGCCCCATGA